A segment of the Manihot esculenta cultivar AM560-2 chromosome 13, M.esculenta_v8, whole genome shotgun sequence genome:
gtttgttttcttGTAATTTCCGATGCAATGgttcaaattattttgtttttgttttgatgattgcTAGTGAAGAGTTTGAAACTAAAATGCCAGCAGCTCGGCATTTTACCCGGATAGACACATTAGAGCTAAAATTGCAAATTGAGAGGAAGCTTGGGCATCTAAAGGCACAGAAGTATTTTGATCTCCTCACGAAGTTTCTGAGTCTTAAGATTGGCAAATCTGATTTTGATAGACTCTGCATTGGTACAATAGGGAGGGAAAATGTACGTCTTCATAATTATCTCCTCAGATCAATTATCAAAAATGCACATCTCTCGAAGACTCCCCCGCCAAAAGAGAGCAAAGTTGAAGGTGCTGTATGTGTCAAAGTGCCTAATGGGTATCAAAAAAGTAGTCTCCAGTCCATCTGCCGAGATTTTATTCAATCTCCTCGTAAGGGGAGGTCAATTCTTAGCGAACGCAAGTTCAAGGATCGTCCTAGTCCTCTTGGCCCGCATGGGAAGAGCCACAATATTGCATTTGAATATTCAGTCCCTAAAAACCAAGAACAGCAGAGTGCTACTGAGCTGCTTTCATTTGGCAGCAGACCCCCAGGCTCTGTGGAAGATGGAGAAGAGGTTGATCAGGCTGCTGGAAGCCCTAGCATTCATAGTAGGAGCCCTGTTAGAGCTCCTCTTGGCATCCCTCTGAATACCAAAGGATCACGGAAAGTACTGTTTAATCGCTTCTCATCTTCTTATCATATGGGGGCATGTCAGAATAGTGGAGAATTGCCTGATTCCAATTCTTTGAGGAAAAGGTTGGAACATAAGTTGGAGATGGAAGGAATAAAAGTTTCTGTTGATTGTGCCAATTTACTAAATAACAGCTTGGATGTTTACTTGAAGAGATTGATAAAACCCTGTATGGATTTAGCTGCTTCAAGATCTGGACAGAAACACGCAGGCCAAGGACAGATCCAACCAATATGTGGTATGAATGGGGTGTGGCCTGTGagacattttcaaaaatcaagTGGGTCCAGTCCAGTGTCCATGTTAGATTTTCGGCTTACAATGGAACTAAACCCTTGGATTCTTGGAGAAGAGTGGCCAATGCAGCTTGAGAAGGTTTGCTTTCGTGCATCAGAAGAATGAACTAGAATGTTAGTGCAAGATTTGGTGGGATGGGAAGTTTAGGTTCGATGAAATTGTGAGTTAATAATGTTACAGGATCCGCTTTAATGATGACGCTGACTCACTGTTTTCATGACAACTGTGAAGTACATAAATAGTAAAAGTTGGAAAGTTTTGGATCATTAGAATGTACATAGGCCTTTGGATTGATTATTTCCAGAGTGTGACATGATACAGTACAAAATATTGACATTGTAAGAATCTAGCTGTCCCAAATTGGTCAGTTTTCTCCAACAACTGACTATAGTTTGTTTGTTCAATTTATTAACTTTGTGAATAAAGCTTTCATTTCCAATTGTCAGGCCAATAGTTGTTTATGCGCTTTCCGGAGGAGTTCTGATGAACTTTGTAGTTTGAGAATCTATTATTCAGATCCTATCATTCTCTCTCTGTCATGGCTCCAACATTGCATCATTGACATCTTTAATTATGCGTGACAGCAATGGCATTAGTGGTGTTATTTTATCGTTTTCTGGCATTTCATTGTGACTCCCATTCTGGATGATACTCCATCTTGTTGAaagaacatatatatatatatatatatatgaagagTTCACCATATTAACATTTCAATGACTAATAGTTCTCTTATAGTTTGGAGGTTCTTCCATCTAGAGATCTTATTCTTTCACTCTTTGTACTGATTGTGATATAGTCCACTTAGCTCATTTTTGATGGAGGTAAGGAACTCATGGACTCTtaacgagagagagagagagagagagagagagtctttaatttcaaatttgtttataattaatCTGCTTGTCTTCTTGAATAATTAGAAACCTCTTATATAGTGGAAGTTCTTACATTTTTAACACTTCTAATTAGAGTAGAAGTCTAATATAAGCTACAATTAGATAacaaactataaaaataaaatgctagAAATCTAATAACAAACTGCTAAGATAAGATAATAAAGATAAGAAACTTAGATAAGATAATGCgatttatttattgttgataatATATAATCTTAGttgattgatttttcttttttttcaaaatttgaactATGTTGAAGAATAGATTTAATCTATCCATTGTCCATAACATGTAGTTGGTGCCTGATTTGCTATGAGTTAAATGGGTAGTCAAAATAACCATTTTATTGTAGTAAACTGAGGTTTAGAGCTCAAGAGAACTTACTAAgctatggtttttttttttttttctgtctcaAACCTGTAACATAAATTCCTGAAGCAGGAAATCAGTAGATCTAACATGTGTCTACGAGAAACTCCTCTGAGCATCTTTTATCCATTCTGCAGAGTAGTTAGATGTATCCACTCTGGGGGCACAATAAGGTTTCAAGGAAAAAGGAAGCTAGCAAGGTAACTTGTCCATCTCCTTACTATTCTCTCATTGGCAGTTGTTGCAATTTGGTGAATCATGGGTGTGCATTGACAAGATCAATAGATTGCATCAGAATGAACTTCTTTATTGAAATTTTGTTTACCATATGATTCAGATCAAATTCCAATTTGTTGCCCGTCTCAGACATGTCTTTGTTGTTTCATGTCCCATGAAATGACTAATTGATTGACGAGTCAAACTCTTATTTTGAAGGTTTGTTTCTTTGTAGGGGTGCTTTTAAGGATCTTACCTTCCTAGGACATTGTATGTcaagaggaaaaaaaagaattagATTTGGCATGCTCTTTTAGAATAATTCAAGGTGATTTCCgctaagtaattttcttttacaGTTCAATGCCCCTTTCATTGTCATTCATCTCGAGTATCAGGTAAAATTAGCTTGAATCATGCAGAATATGCAGCAGGTTATGCTTTGGAGCCAATGAAAAGCTACCATTTGCTAGTTGAGAATCTATTTTTAGTCTTGCAATAGAGAATGATAACATGACTTACGCGTAATCCACTACGTAATGTAACGTTTTCTGCACTAGGATTGCTCATTGTCTTGGTTGAGATTGTTGTGGGAACATTATTTTGTGCAAGTGTTTATTCTGGGATACAGAACTTGATTGTGACTGTTCTGTATTGTTCACTGGGTGGCATGCTTATATCTATAAACATGAAATTCCTGAGTAGTTGATTGTACTTGGGAGGAAATTAGGATGATGACTTTGATATCTTATGTACATAACACTATATCTTTAAATCTTATTTTTCCATTGATCATTCGGCCATGTGAACTTGGTGTCTAATAGAGTTGTTCTAGTCGAACAACGACAA
Coding sequences within it:
- the LOC110630553 gene encoding uncharacterized protein LOC110630553, encoding MPAARHFTRIDTLELKLQIERKLGHLKAQKYFDLLTKFLSLKIGKSDFDRLCIGTIGRENVRLHNYLLRSIIKNAHLSKTPPPKESKVEGAVCVKVPNGYQKSSLQSICRDFIQSPRKGRSILSERKFKDRPSPLGPHGKSHNIAFEYSVPKNQEQQSATELLSFGSRPPGSVEDGEEVDQAAGSPSIHSRSPVRAPLGIPLNTKGSRKVLFNRFSSSYHMGACQNSGELPDSNSLRKRLEHKLEMEGIKVSVDCANLLNNSLDVYLKRLIKPCMDLAASRSGQKHAGQGQIQPICGMNGVWPVRHFQKSSGSSPVSMLDFRLTMELNPWILGEEWPMQLEKVCFRASEE